Within the Petrotoga miotherma DSM 10691 genome, the region GTGTACTATGAAGATGGGGAATACGTTGGAAAAGTAGAAGAAATAATTCAAACAGGTGCAAACGACGTTATTTCTATAAAAAACCTTGAAGATGATAAAGAAGTTCTCATACCAATGACAGATCATTACATTGTTGAGTTAAAAAAAGAGGATAAAAGTATTATAGTAAAAAAGATAGAGTGGTACGAAAATGGAACAAATCAAGCGGATTAAAATTAGTGTTTTGACTATTTTCCCCGGTATGTTTGATATAATCAGAAACTATGGAGTAATCAAAAAAGCTATAGAAAAAAAATTAGTTGAAATAGATATACTCAATTTAAGAGATTACACAACCGATAAACACAAAGTAACTGATAAACCTAGTTACGGTGGAGAAAATGGAATGGTTATGCTGGCAGAACCTTTTTATCGTTTTTACGATGAATACATACTATCTAAGAACCACAAACCTTATGTAGTTTTACCTTCTCCCCAAGGCGAAGTATTTAATAACGATTTAGCTTTTGAGTTAGCAAAAAAAGAGGAATTAGTTTTTTTCTGTGGAAGATACGAAGGAATAGATGAAAGGGTTAGAAAGATCGTTGACAAAGAAGTTTCAATAGGAGATTATGTTTTAACCGGCGGTGAAATCCCTACCATGGTTATTATTGAAACTCTTTTAAGATTTTTGCCCGGAGTAATAGGTTCAAAAACAAGCGTGGAAAACGATTCCTTTTACAATGGGCTTTTAGATTATTCACACTACACCAAACCTCAGAATTTTAGAGGGATGCAAGTGCCGGAAATTCTGTTAAGCGGGGATCATGAACGTATTAGAATCTTTAGAAAAAAAGACAGTTTGTTAAAAACGATATTGAAGAGGCCAGATCTATTTATAAAGAAAGAATTAGATGAAGAAGAAAAAAAGATTTTAGTAGAGATTATTCAAGAAATGTTTAACAAAAACCCTGATAATTTTAAGGAGTCCAAAGATGTTTGATAAACTATATGTGGCCTTAATTCACTATCCTATTCTAAAAAAAGACGGAAGCATTGTTTCAACAGCCGTTACAAATTTTGATGTTCACGATATTTCAAGAACCTGTAAAACTTATAATGTTAAAAACTATTTCTTAGTTACTAACTTGCCTGCTCAACGAAAGATTGTAGAAAAAGTTTTAGATTACTGGCTCAACGGATATGGAGGAGAATTTAATCCCAACAGAAAAGAAGCGCTTGAAATATTTAAAATAAAAAATTACCTGGAGGACGTTATCGAAGAAATAGAAAAAAATGAAGGAGAACGACCAAAGATAGTTTTCACTTCTGCTAAAGCAAGAAATAATGTAGTTTCTTTCGAGGAACTAAAGAACCAGATAAAAGATTCCGATCATCCATTTTTAATTCTTTTTGGAACCGGTTGGGGAATGCCAGAAGAAATTAGGGAAATTTCTGATTACGATTTAGAACCTATTGGAGCTAAAGGAAAGTTCAACCATCTCTCTGTAAGGGCGGCGGTTGCAATAACACTGGATAGATTAATAGGTGAAATTGTTTGATTTCTAGACTCTTCTGTTGGAGAGATTGGGGAACAAAGGGGTAAAAACTCCTTTATCCTTATAGGGGCTGCTGGTTTAAAGGACCGAAGGTCTCTTCCTTAGAAGGGTGGGGAGCGGGGCAA harbors:
- the trmD gene encoding tRNA (guanosine(37)-N1)-methyltransferase TrmD codes for the protein MEQIKRIKISVLTIFPGMFDIIRNYGVIKKAIEKKLVEIDILNLRDYTTDKHKVTDKPSYGGENGMVMLAEPFYRFYDEYILSKNHKPYVVLPSPQGEVFNNDLAFELAKKEELVFFCGRYEGIDERVRKIVDKEVSIGDYVLTGGEIPTMVIIETLLRFLPGVIGSKTSVENDSFYNGLLDYSHYTKPQNFRGMQVPEILLSGDHERIRIFRKKDSLLKTILKRPDLFIKKELDEEEKKILVEIIQEMFNKNPDNFKESKDV
- a CDS encoding RNA methyltransferase produces the protein MFDKLYVALIHYPILKKDGSIVSTAVTNFDVHDISRTCKTYNVKNYFLVTNLPAQRKIVEKVLDYWLNGYGGEFNPNRKEALEIFKIKNYLEDVIEEIEKNEGERPKIVFTSAKARNNVVSFEELKNQIKDSDHPFLILFGTGWGMPEEIREISDYDLEPIGAKGKFNHLSVRAAVAITLDRLIGEIV